In Nocardioides faecalis, the following proteins share a genomic window:
- a CDS encoding ArdC-like ssDNA-binding domain-containing protein gives MTTQVRGRAAREAKLEALQEQLSASVAALVSGKDWNRALTFAAQFRGRGFGNCMLIAVQHFAAYNEGRVPETTPTYVAGFHQWLSLGRSVAKGQHGYGILAPVTGRFASFTPNDPNSWRRLARNEKPMSGEYARTRVIGVKPTYVWDISQTTGNPVPELPRPTLLQGQAPAGLWDGLADQITSAGFELRLVSSASAIGGANGLTDFLSRGVSIRVDMDEAAQVKTLAHELGHVLLHAPPESALSTESAADATLHRGIAEVEAESVALMVGAAHGLDTSSYTVPYVSTWAASVLGNNPVEVVQSTAERVRASARPRSASSTRSTPSRSATATRLGSTAKPSATGPGRLLLSLTHGATERCSGYEDPHRPERRPRRHRRRRRADGRCRRCPARVRAEQNSR, from the coding sequence ATGACCACTCAGGTTCGAGGACGGGCGGCCCGCGAAGCCAAACTCGAAGCCCTCCAGGAGCAACTGTCCGCGTCCGTCGCCGCGCTCGTCTCTGGCAAGGACTGGAATCGCGCCCTGACGTTCGCGGCACAGTTCCGCGGCCGAGGCTTCGGGAACTGCATGCTGATCGCAGTCCAGCACTTCGCGGCGTACAACGAAGGCAGGGTGCCCGAGACGACCCCGACGTACGTAGCCGGCTTCCACCAATGGCTCTCGCTCGGACGCAGCGTCGCGAAGGGCCAGCACGGCTACGGCATCCTCGCTCCGGTCACCGGCCGGTTCGCCTCGTTTACGCCCAACGACCCGAACTCCTGGCGGCGCCTGGCCCGCAACGAGAAGCCCATGTCCGGCGAGTACGCCCGCACCCGCGTGATTGGCGTCAAACCGACCTACGTCTGGGACATCTCCCAGACCACCGGCAACCCGGTGCCGGAGCTCCCCCGCCCGACACTGCTCCAGGGCCAGGCACCGGCCGGGCTGTGGGACGGACTGGCCGACCAGATCACGTCCGCGGGCTTCGAGCTCCGTCTCGTCTCTTCGGCTTCGGCGATCGGCGGCGCCAACGGCCTGACCGACTTCCTCTCCCGCGGGGTCTCGATCCGCGTGGACATGGACGAAGCTGCCCAGGTCAAGACCCTCGCCCACGAACTCGGCCATGTCCTTCTCCACGCGCCGCCGGAGAGCGCCCTGTCGACCGAGTCCGCCGCCGACGCGACCTTGCACCGTGGGATAGCCGAGGTGGAAGCCGAATCCGTCGCACTCATGGTCGGTGCCGCACATGGGCTCGACACCTCCTCCTACACGGTGCCGTACGTGTCGACCTGGGCGGCGAGCGTCCTGGGCAACAACCCGGTCGAGGTCGTCCAATCGACCGCCGAACGCGTCCGCGCGTCCGCGCGACCGCGCTCGGCATCCTCGACAAGGTCGACACCCAGCAGGTCGGCGACGGCAACCCGCCTGGGCTCGACCGCGAAGCCCTCAGCCACCGGACCGGGACGGCTCCTGTTGTCACTGACGCACGGCGCGACGGAGCGGTGCTCGGGCTATGAAGATCCCCATCGTCCTGAGCGTCGTCCACGTCGCCATCGACGCCGACGGCGTGCTGACGGTCGATGTCGACGGTGTCCCGCGCGAGTCCGAGCAGAGCAGAACTCGCGGTGA
- a CDS encoding ATP-binding protein, translating to MTGWQDGRLHSAVLVSPGRERRHDRRIRKAAARELLSADRETRRAEAKRKAEELSAEKRAAVTLPRAGESGPATLRTPGRFRVPRHQDTSATLAGAYPFLAEGGLGSEGVFVGQDLYSGSSFVYDPWILYARGLITAPNLVLAGIVGSGKSCLAKSLYTRSIPFGRRVYVPGDPKGEHTAVAESVGGRAIALGHGMPNRLNPLDEGHRPAGYDDAQWASQIASRRRDLVGALAETVLERRLTPLEHTAVDIAIDRTVQAADVPVLPMVVDRLLAPDPADDPDSRLTEDGRLVGHALRRLVAGDLAGLFDGPSTVTFDPSLPMISLDLSRVTENATLISVLMTCASAWMESALLDPSGGQRWVVYDEAWRLMSHPALLRRMDAHWRLARHYGIANMLIFHKLTDLDNVGDSGSAVRALASSLLANAETRIVYRQEADQLGATSAALGLTGTEQSLIPTLGTGQGLWRIKNRSFAVQHQMHPAELELFDTTGRMTGGTAS from the coding sequence GTGACGGGCTGGCAGGACGGGCGCCTCCACTCAGCCGTGCTCGTCTCACCGGGACGCGAACGGCGGCACGACCGCAGGATCCGCAAGGCCGCGGCGCGAGAGCTGCTGTCCGCCGACCGCGAAACTCGGCGCGCCGAAGCCAAGCGAAAGGCGGAGGAACTGTCTGCGGAGAAGCGGGCGGCCGTGACGCTCCCCCGGGCGGGGGAATCTGGCCCAGCCACACTGCGGACGCCAGGACGATTCCGCGTGCCACGCCACCAGGACACCTCGGCGACCTTGGCGGGCGCGTACCCCTTCCTCGCCGAAGGCGGCCTCGGAAGCGAAGGCGTCTTCGTCGGCCAGGACCTCTACTCCGGGAGCTCCTTCGTCTACGACCCGTGGATCCTCTACGCCCGCGGCCTCATCACCGCACCGAACCTCGTCCTCGCCGGCATCGTCGGCTCCGGCAAGTCCTGCCTCGCCAAGAGCCTCTACACCCGCTCCATCCCGTTCGGCCGCCGCGTCTACGTCCCCGGCGACCCCAAGGGCGAACACACCGCCGTCGCCGAATCGGTCGGCGGACGCGCCATCGCCCTGGGCCACGGCATGCCCAACCGGCTCAACCCGCTCGACGAGGGACACCGCCCCGCCGGATACGACGACGCGCAATGGGCCAGCCAGATCGCATCCCGCCGCCGCGACCTCGTCGGAGCACTCGCCGAGACCGTCCTCGAACGCCGCCTCACCCCGCTCGAGCACACCGCCGTCGACATCGCCATCGACCGAACCGTCCAAGCTGCCGACGTCCCCGTCCTCCCGATGGTCGTCGACCGACTCCTCGCCCCCGACCCGGCCGACGATCCCGACAGCCGGCTCACCGAGGACGGACGACTCGTCGGCCACGCCCTGCGACGCCTCGTCGCCGGCGATCTCGCCGGACTCTTCGACGGACCCTCCACAGTCACGTTCGACCCGAGCCTCCCGATGATTTCGCTCGATCTGTCCCGTGTCACCGAGAACGCCACCCTCATCTCGGTCCTGATGACCTGCGCCTCGGCGTGGATGGAGTCGGCTCTGCTCGACCCCAGTGGGGGCCAGCGCTGGGTCGTGTACGACGAGGCCTGGCGACTCATGTCCCACCCAGCACTTCTGCGGCGGATGGACGCCCACTGGCGCCTCGCGCGGCACTACGGCATCGCGAACATGCTGATCTTCCACAAGCTCACCGACCTCGACAACGTCGGTGACTCCGGCTCGGCCGTGCGCGCTCTCGCCTCGTCGCTCCTCGCGAACGCCGAGACACGGATCGTGTACCGCCAGGAAGCAGACCAACTCGGCGCGACGTCGGCAGCACTCGGCCTCACCGGCACCGAGCAGTCACTGATCCCCACCCTCGGCACCGGCCAGGGACTGTGGCGGATCAAGAACCGCTCCTTCGCCGTGCAGCACCAGATGCACCCCGCCGAACTCGAACTCTTCGACACCACCGGACGCATGACAGGAGGCACGGCGTCATGA